From the genome of Luteibacter rhizovicinus DSM 16549:
AACGGGGCCGAACATCGCATCATGCAGGCGGTTCAACCGCTCGCCCGATGCGATGAAAGGCCTCCCTCGAAGGCCCCAGAGCCAGAGGATTCGCCGCTGAAGCGACTCCCCAGCAGCACGAGGGTGATGCGGCGAACGCCGCTGGATGCACGAGCCCGCGTAGCGGGCTGTCATTCCAGATCACCGATAGCTGACGCTCAGGGCTTCTTCTTTTTCTTCGTGGTCGCTTTGGCTGGCGCAGCTTTCTTCGAAGCAGCAGCCTTCTTCGTCGTCGCTGCTTTCTTCGTCGGCGCAGTGGCGGGGGCGGTGTGTACCGAGCCCTCGACGCCGGCCCAGTCGACGTGGTTGAGGCCGAGGAGATCGTCGAAGACCATCGGCATCAGGCCGGCGGGGATCGGGCCCGCGCCGTTCCACATCGTCACCACGCCCGCGTGGTATTTCGGGAAGAAGCCGATCATCGTGCGGTAGCCGGAGACGGCGCCCGCGTGGAAGATCAGGTCTTCGTTGGCGTACTTGAAGACGCGCCAGCCCAGCGCGTAGTGCGCATCGGTGACGCGGGCGCGACGCCAGGGCAGGGAGTGCACCTCGGAGGGCGTGGCGACCTCCGGTGCGTGCAGCACGTCCAGCGAGGGCGTGGGCAGCACGTCGGGGCGACCGCCCATCTGGGCCATCAGCCACTGCTCCATATCGCGCAGGCTGGCGTTGACGCCGGCGGCGGGGGCGACGCGGTAGTAGCTGTCGTTGGGCTCGTAGGGAATCCAGTTATGCGGACCGCCGCGGTGTGGCCGTGCCCAGCTCTTGCTCGCCTCGAGGGCGTCGCGTCCGTAGCTGGCGGTGGTCATGCCCAGCGGTGCGAAGATGCGGCGCTCCACCTGGCGAAAGAAATAATCGCCGGTGGTGGCGTAGATCACGTCGCCGATCATGCTGAAGGCGACGTTCTGGTAGCCGTAGCACGCACCCACCTTGCAGGAGAGATCCACCTCGTCGAGCTTGCGCACGAGTTCCTCGTACGGCATGTCGGCTTCGAGCATGTTGTCGTAGGTGTTGCGTGGCAGGCCCAGGCGCTGGCCGAGGATGTCGCGGACCGTGGCCTGCTGTGCCGCCTGCATGTCCTTGAGCTTGAAATAGGGGATGGTGTCGATCAGCTTGGTGTCCCAGCTGAGGAAGCCTTCGCGGACGAGCACGGCGGTCACGCCGGTGGCGAATGCTTTCGACAGCGACGCCAGGCGGAAGACGGTTTCCGGCGTGGCGGGTTCTTTGGTTTTTGCATTGGCGTAGCCGAAGGCGCGTTCATAGACGACCTTGTCGTCCACGATGACGGCCGTGACGAGCGCCGGCGCGGCGTCGCGCGCTTCGGCGGCATCGAGCCAGCGTTTGTAGTCTTCGACGGTTTGTTTGATGCGCTCGGGCGGCAGTTTGGCGGATTCGGGATCGACGTGAACCACCGGCGGTTTCGGCGGTGGCGGCGGCGCAGCCATGGCAAAGGGAGCAGCGACGGCGCAGGCGATGGCGCAAGCGAGCAGGGAAGCGGAACGAAACGACATGCTTATCTCGCGGGTCGAGGCGTGGGGACACGCCGCGGAAAGGGGGACGTCAGCGCGCTGATCGTCGTGCTCCTCATTGTCTTTTACTTAGGGGCCGGGGACAACGGATTGGGGTTGCCGAATGTGGGAGCCGATTCATCGGCGATTCCAGGGTGGGGGAGGGCATCGCCGATGAATCGGCTCCCACAGGGGCGTGATAGGCTTTCGTCAGCTCCCACCGGACCGAAGTCGGCCACTTGTGAATACACGTCGACACGCCGTCATGGGCGAGGGCATGACCCTGGCCCTCTCGGTCATCGCCTTTTTTTGCGTGATGACCTCGTACTACGTGATCCGGCCGGTCCGCGACCAGCTGGTCGGTGCGGCGGGGTCATCGTCGCTGCCTGTGTTCTACGCCATCGTGCTGGTGGTGATGCTCGCACTGACCCCCGTTTTCGGCTGGCTGGTCTCGCGTTTTTCGCGCAAGCGGGTCTTGCTCGGCAGCTACTTGTTCTTCGCCGCCTGCCTGGTCGGCTTCATCCCTGCCTTCATCGCCCAGGACCGCATCGGTGCGGTCGCGCTCGGCCGCGTGTTCTTCGTCTGGGTGAGCGTGTTCAACCTGTTCGTCGTGTCGCTGTTCTGGAGCTTCATGGCGGATATTTATCGCAGCGTCCAGGCACGGCTGATGTTTCCATTCATCGCCTTCGGTGGCATGGCGGGTGCGCTTGTGGGGCCCCTGCTGACCTCCATGCTCGTCGCACGCATCGGGGTGCCGGCACTACTGGTCGTGTCGGCGACCGCGCTGCTGATCGCGCTAGGCCTCCTCCTGGGCGTGTTGACGGGCGGCACCGCTAATGACACGAGTGGCGGCGCACCCATGGGTGGCTCGTTGCTGGACGGCGCGAAGGCCGCCTTCGCCCAGCCGTTCCTTCGCTACATGGCGATCCTCATGCTGCTCAGCGACGGCATCGCCACCCTGGCCTATGCGCTGATGGCCGACTACACGAAAGTGCATTATCCCGGCATCGCCCAGCGCACGGCGTTCTACGCCGACCTGGACCTGGCGATCAACGGCTTTGGCGCGCTGTTGCAGCTGACCGTCACACCGCTGATTCTTCGCGGCCTGGGCACGCTCTGGGCCATGCTGCTGCCCACGGTGGTCAACTTCGTCCTGTTGGCCCTGCTGGGCATCTACGGACCTGCCGATATCGCCGTCTTCGGTTCGGTCGTCTCGCTGTTGACCATCGTGCAGGTCGGTACCCGCGGCATGACCTTCGGCATGACCAAGCCGGCATCCGACGCGCTCTACACGCGCATGCCTCGCGATGCCCGGTACAAAGGCAAGAACTTCATCGAGACGACGGTGTGGCGCTTCGGCGACCTGCTGGTCACGACCGGCTTGACCGCCTTGCGCGGACTGGGCGTCGGCATTGCAGGGCTGGGCCTGATCAGTGCGGCGCTCTGCGGCGTGGCCACGATCGTGGCCCGTCGCGCCGCCACATCGCCCGACCTGCTTCCGGAGTCGGGCGACACGGATACCTAGCTGGTGATGTAGCTCTCGAGCTGGTTGATCGTCTGCTTCTGCTCGGAGATCACGGCCTTGACCAGGTCACCGATGGAGATCACGCCGACGACACGGTCGCCGTCACGTACGGGCAGGTGGCGCAGGCGGCCGTCGGTACACAGTCGCATGCACTCATCGACCGTCGCACTGGGCGACACGGTAACCACCGTGGGCGTCATGATGTCGCCTACCGGCGTGTCGCGGGACGACCTGTCCTTCAGGATGACTTTCCGGGCATAGTCCCGCTCGGAAACGATACCGACCAGTTCGCTGCCCTTGAGGACGACGAGCGCGCCGACGTTCTTCTCGGCCATCTGGCGGATCGCGTCGTACACCGGCGCGTCGGGCGCCACCGCGTAGACCTCCTTGCCCTTCGATTCCAGGAGATGCTTGACCTGCTGCATGCTCGACCCTCCGAGTGGAGGCGGCGCGTCGCCGCGATGGCTTAGTGTAGCGCCGGTCGCGGCGGCGGTGGGGGTCGCCATCAGGCGACCGGCGGTTCGCCGCCGAGGCGGGATTCCACGTAATACAGCGGCCGCCGTTTGGTCTCGGCATAGGTCCGGCCGACGTATTCGCCGATAATGCCCAGGGCGAGGAGCTGGATGCCGCCCAGGAACAGGATGACCACCATCAGGGTGGGGTAGCCCCGTACCGGATCGCCCCAGGCCACCACCTTGATCAGCACCCAGATGCCGTAGAGGAAAGAAATGACGGCAGCCGACAGGCCGACCCAGGTGGCGACGCGCAGGGGTGCTGCCGAAAACGAGGTGATGCCTTCGATCGCGAGGTTGCCCAGCCGCCAGTAGTTCCACTTGGTCGTGCCGGCATGGCGGGCGTCGCGGTGGTAGACCACGGAGGTCTGCCGGTAGCCGATCCAGGCGAACAGGCCCTTCATGAATCGCTGGCGCTCGCGCAGGCCGCCCAGGGCAGCGACAGCGCGTCGCGAAAGCAAGCGGAAGTCGCCGGTGTCGCGTGGCAACGGCGTGTCGGAAAGTCGCTCCATGACGCGGTAGAACGCGGCTGAGGTGAATTTCTTCAGGCGGGTTTCGCCGTCACGCTCACCACGCGTCGCATAGACCACGTCGAAGCCCTCGCGCCAGCGCGCGATGAGCTGCGGAATCAGTTCGGGAGGATCCTGCAAGTCGGCGTCGATGACCACGACGGCATCGGCGTCGGCGGCGTCCAGGCCCGCCGTCATGGCGGCCTCCTTGCCGAAGTTGCGCGAAAGCCGGACCGCGATGGCGCGTGTATCGGCGCTCGCGATCGCGCTCAGCTTCTGCCAGGTGTCGTCGCTGCTGCCGTCGTCCACGTAAATCACCCGCGCCGTGGCATCGATACCGTCGAGTACGGCGCCGATCCGGGCATGGAAGATGTCGATGACATCGCTCTCGTTGTAGGCAGGGACCACGATGGCCAGTGAGAACGTCATCTCGATCCTTTAGCGAACGCGGCCGGCGACAGGGGCCGGGCGGGAGAGGTAGGCGGGGCCGCCCAACTGGCCCATCTGTTGCGCGATCCAGGCCGTGCGCTTCTGCACATAGGCGCTGGGCGCGTCTACGCGGAAGCGGCGCGGATTGGGCAGGACGGCAGCCAGTCGTGCCGCCTGCGTCACGCCAAGACGATCGGGCGGGCTGCGATAGAACACGTCGCTTGCCGCACCGACGCCGTAGATGCCGTTACCGAGCTCGACGATATTCATGTAGACCTCGAGGATCCGGCGCTTTGGCCAGGTCGCCTCGATCAGCACGGTGAAATAGGCCTCCAGGCCTTTACGGACGAAGCTGCGGCCGTTCCACAGGAAGAGGTTCTTCGCCACCTGCTGGCTGATCGTGCTGGCGCCGCGAAGGCGCTTGCCTTCATCCGAGGCGTCGATGGCGTCCTGGATGGCGTCGATGTCGAAGCCGTGATGAAACGGAAATTTCTGGTCTTCGCCGGCGACCATCGCCAGGCCGACCTCGGGCGACACGGCATCCCACGGGACCCAACGATGGCGAAACGTGAAGTCGGGTTCGCGGGCAACGAGCGCCTCGACACGACGCTCCATCATCATCGCGCTGGTCCAGGGCGGCACGAAACGGAGCACCAGTACGACCAGCCACGACAGGACGAGCCAGGCCAGCAGGACCAGGCCGACGATGCGGGCAATACGAATGGGCAGCGAGCGAGGCGTCGGGCTCATGTCAGCGCGGTGGCAAGGGATGGCGCAGTATAGGGGCCCCGCGTGTGCCGGTCTTGTCGGCGCGCCGGCACGGCCCCATCTTTCGTCGGATCACCAGGAGGCCACCGTGACCGATTCGATCGTCGAAACCCTGCCATCCGAAGACGTGCTTCACCGCTTCATGCTCGAGAAAGCAGGCGTCCGCGGCGTGCTCGTGCGTCTGGGCGCCAGCTGGCGCGAGATCGTTTCCCGTGGTGACTACCCCACCGACATTCGCAACACGCTGGGCGAAGCCGCGGCTGCGAGTGCCCTGCTCACGGGTAACATCAAGTTCGACGGATCGCTTTCGCTGGAGTTCAAGAGCGAGGGCGCGCTGCGCCTGCTTTTCGCCGAATGCACCGATCAGGGGCATCTGCGCGGTTTGGCGCGCTACGACGCCGACACCCTGCCGACGGCCCTGCACCTGAACGAGCTGCCAAATGCCTTGCTCGCGATCACCATCGGTCAGGTCGACCGTGGGCGCTACCAGGGTGTTGTCGATCTGGATGAGCCATCGATCGCGAAGGCGCTGGAGAGCTACTTCGAGCGATCGGAGCAGCTGCCGGCGCGCATCCTGCTCGCGGCGAATGCCGATCACGCGGTCGGGCTCATGCTGCAGCCGATCGCGGGCGAGGGTGGCCACAGTGCGGCCGAGGAGGATGACGACGCCTGGGCGCGGGTCGGCATGCTCACCGACACGTTGAGCAGTTCCGAGATGTTGTCGATCCTGCCGGAGGAACTGCTTTACCGGCTGTATCACGAAGAGACCGTGAGCGTTTACGAGGCGAAGGGCCTCGCCTTCGGCTGCACCTGTTCGCAGGAGCGCGTGGAGGGCATGCTGCGTGCGCTCGGCAGGACGGAAGTGGAAGCCACGCTGGACGACCGCGACGGCGAGATCGAAGTGGTCTGCGAATTCTGTGCCACGCGTTATGTCTTCGACCGCGTCGACGCCGAACGCCTGCTCATGCAGGTGGAAACCCCGCCAGCCCCCTCGACCCTGCAGTAATCTGGATATGTGGGAGCCGCTTCAGCGGCGAAAAGCCAACGGAGCGGTGAAGCCCTAGCGCCAATCGCCGATGAATCGGCTCCCACAAAAAGCCACCCGCCGCAGGTGGCTTTTCAGGCGTCGAGGGAAAGCGGCGCCGCCAGCCACTTGCTTGCCGGCTGCGGCTGGGCGAACAGGAAGCCCTGGCCGAAGCGACAGCCGATGCGGCGCAGGGCGCGCATCTGCGACTCGGTCTCGATGCCTTCGGCAATCACCTGCATGCGCAGCGAATTGGCCAGTGCCTGGATCGCCCGGACCACCGCGGTGCTGTGCGCGTCGGTTTCGGTGTCTTCGGAGGGCAGTTCGATCACGAACGAGCGGTCGATCTTGAGCGTTTCGATCGGGTACTGATGCAGATAGCTCAGCGACGAATACCCGGTGCCGAAATCATCCAGCGCGATGCCCACGCCGTGGTCGCGCAGGTTCTCGAGAATGCGCTTGACCTGTGCCGGGTTCTCCAGCAGCGCTCGCTCGGTGACTTCCACGCGTACGCAACGGGCCGGCACGCCGTGCTCGGCGAACAGGTCGAGCAGACGCTGGTCGAGATCGGGCGAACGGAAATGGCTACCCGAGACGTTGATGCTGACAAAGCCTTCGTCGCGCGTGAGTGCGCGCACCTGGCGTGCCACCTGCTCGAAGATCTGCCAGTCGATGGCTTCCGAGCAGCCGGTGTCTTCGGCGACGGAGAGGAAGTCGCCCGGCGGCAGCAGGCCGCGCTCCGGATGACGCCAGCGCAGCAGGGCTTCATAGCCGACGACGCGGCTGTTCTCGAGATCCACGATCGGCTGGTAGAACGGGACGAATTCGTTACGCGTGAGCGCACGGCGAAGATCGCCTTCGAGTTCGAGCAGTGACAGCGCTTCACGGCGCAGGCGATCGTCGAAGACCGCCGCACGGTGCCGGCCTTCGTCCTTGGCGCGGTACATGGCCGAGTCCGCGTCGCGCAGCAGTTCCTCGGGGCGCGTGTATTCCGGTGTCGGCAGCGCGATACCGATCGATGCGGAGGTGAAGATCTCCTTCGCCCCCAGGCGGAACGGCGTCTGCAGCTGCGCGATGATGCGTTCGGCGATATGCGTCGCCGCCTGCGGATCGGTGATGCCTTCGACCAGCACCGCGAATTCGTCGCCACCCAGGCGCGCGACCACGTCGCGTGTCTTCAGGCAGGCGCGTACGCGGCCGCCCACCTGGAACAGGAGGTCGTCGCCGACCAGATGGCCGACCGAATCGTTGATGACCTTGAAGCGGTCCAGATCGATGAAGAGCACCGCGAAGAGATCGGCGGGATTCTCGCGGTAGTGATTCAGTGCCTGCTCCAGACGCTGCAACAGCAGCGTGCGGTTGGGCAGGCCGGTGAGCGAATCGTGCAGGGTTTCGTACTTCAGCCGGCGCTCGACGCGCTCGCGCTCCGCGATCTGCTCGCGCAGGTCGCGGTTGGCCAGGGCCAATGCGCGCGTGCGTTCGGTGACCCGGCGTTCGAGGCTGGCGTAAGCCTGCTTGAGCGACTCGGTGGTGTACTTGCGCTGCAGCGCGTTGGCGATGTGGTAACTGACGAAGGTCAGCAGTTCCTGGTCGCGCGCACTGTAGGTGTGCTCGGGCGAGTAGCTCTGCACCGCCAGCACACCCATGGATTTTTCGTTCCAGATCAGCGGTACGCCGAGCCAGTGCAGCGAGCGCGCGCCACTGGTGGAAAGCACCTGGTCGCGATTGAGCCGATCGATCTCTTCGCGGTCCGCGAGCAGGGCTTTGCCATTGCGCAATACGTACTCGGTGAGCCCGCGGCCCAGCTCGCGCGGTTCGCGGGAGCCGTCGAGTTCGTCGACCGAGTAGGGGAAGGTCAGTTTGTTCTGGTCTTCGGAGAGCAGCGCGATATAGAAATTACGCGCGTACAGCAGGCCGCCGATCACGCGGTGAACGGCGGCGTAAAAATTCTCGATGCTGTCCGAGGTGTTCGCGAGTTCGGCGATGCGGAACAGTGCGGCTTGCAGGCGCTCGCCGCGCTGGCGTTGCAGCACCTGCTGGCGCAGGACGCGATTGGCCTCGCGCAACGCCGCCGTGCGCGTGGTGACGCGGCGCTCGAGCTCCTCGTGCGCCTGGCGACGCTCCAGCGCCGTCTGCACGTGCTGGGCAACGTAGGTGAGCAGTTCGCGGTCGTTCTGCGTATAGCGGGTGTCGTCCCGATAACTCTGCACGACCAGTGCGCCGACCACGTCGTCGCCGCGTTTCATCGGTACGCCGAGCCAGTCGTCGCTCGGCGGTCCGATCGACACGCGCGGACCGGGAAGATTCTTTTCCAGCTCCGTGCTCGCGCCCATCAGCGACTTGCCACCCTGCAGGACGTGCCAGGTCAGCGAGTTCTCGATCGCATCGATCGGGCGGATGCCTTCGGGATCCGGGATGTCCGGATCCAGCGAGTCGACGAAGTAGGGGAAGCGCACCGTGCGGTTCTGCGCGTCGAAAAGCACGATGAAGAAATTCTCGGCATACATGAGGCTGCCCACGATGCCGTGGAGCGCACTCATCATGTCCTTCATGTTGTGCTCGGCACCCGCCTGCTCGGCGATCGCATACAACGCGCGCTGCAGCCGTTCGGCCAGCGCGAGTCGCGAGATCGCCTCGTACAGGTTGGCGGTCTCGGCGAGTTGCCTCAGCCGGACAGACACGAGGCGGCCCAGCCAGTCGATCAGTTCGGCCGAGTCGGCGGCCCCGGCTTCGTCGGTGTGCAGCTCGAGGACGTGTTCGGTCTGCGGATCGACACCCAGCTCGATCACGGCGTGACCCGTCGACCGGGGTTCGCCGGCCGGCCGCCAGGCCACCCGGGCGCCGGGCATCAGGTGGCGAGCGAAAGCCTCGCCCTCGCTGAGGACCACGTCGGCCTCGGCCGCCCGCAGCAACCGCTCGACAGCCTCGTGCAACGGGGTGCTATCACCGTGACCGGGCGCCTTGAGGGACGGGCTTTGGGTTGGAGCGATAGTCATCGCCTGGCGAGGATTCCGGTGTGGTCGGATGCAGTCTATATGCGTTACGGCGGCCGCGCGATGGGCGTGGGACGCCAGTCTCAGGGGCCTTGCGCCAGCAGCGATCGTTTCCCCCATGGTCATAAACGGCAGCCTTGCAGATTCCTGAAGGGCGCCCCGCCGGGGTGTTAGTAAAACGTAAAACGCGATACACTGGCAGCGTTTCCGCGAGGCTGAAGCGGGACCTCGGGGATTTCAGCCACCTGCCGATATGATGACCATGCGCAGATCCTTTCTCACCTTGCTATTGCTGATGCCGCTTGCCGCGGCAGGGCAGATTGCGCCGGTGGGTTCGGACGCCACGGCCTCGAGGCTGCTCGGCCAGCAACCCGACGCTTATGCCCAGAACGCACAGGGTTCCGTGCCGCTCTGGCGCGCACCGGACGGTCGTATGCTCGCCCTGAAGACGGACGATCGCTCCGATGCGACCCAGCCGCTGGCCTTGCACGCGGTGGATGCCGGTCCGTTCCTTTCCAGTGGCCTGCAGTACGACCTGGGTCCCCGCGTCCAGGCGCACGCGAACATCACCGGCCAGGGCTGGATGAATTCCGTGGAGTCCTGCGGCAGCTCGGGCACCGG
Proteins encoded in this window:
- a CDS encoding serine hydrolase domain-containing protein, translated to MSFRSASLLACAIACAVAAPFAMAAPPPPPKPPVVHVDPESAKLPPERIKQTVEDYKRWLDAAEARDAAPALVTAVIVDDKVVYERAFGYANAKTKEPATPETVFRLASLSKAFATGVTAVLVREGFLSWDTKLIDTIPYFKLKDMQAAQQATVRDILGQRLGLPRNTYDNMLEADMPYEELVRKLDEVDLSCKVGACYGYQNVAFSMIGDVIYATTGDYFFRQVERRIFAPLGMTTASYGRDALEASKSWARPHRGGPHNWIPYEPNDSYYRVAPAAGVNASLRDMEQWLMAQMGGRPDVLPTPSLDVLHAPEVATPSEVHSLPWRRARVTDAHYALGWRVFKYANEDLIFHAGAVSGYRTMIGFFPKYHAGVVTMWNGAGPIPAGLMPMVFDDLLGLNHVDWAGVEGSVHTAPATAPTKKAATTKKAAASKKAAPAKATTKKKKKP
- a CDS encoding translocase, encoding MNTRRHAVMGEGMTLALSVIAFFCVMTSYYVIRPVRDQLVGAAGSSSLPVFYAIVLVVMLALTPVFGWLVSRFSRKRVLLGSYLFFAACLVGFIPAFIAQDRIGAVALGRVFFVWVSVFNLFVVSLFWSFMADIYRSVQARLMFPFIAFGGMAGALVGPLLTSMLVARIGVPALLVVSATALLIALGLLLGVLTGGTANDTSGGAPMGGSLLDGAKAAFAQPFLRYMAILMLLSDGIATLAYALMADYTKVHYPGIAQRTAFYADLDLAINGFGALLQLTVTPLILRGLGTLWAMLLPTVVNFVLLALLGIYGPADIAVFGSVVSLLTIVQVGTRGMTFGMTKPASDALYTRMPRDARYKGKNFIETTVWRFGDLLVTTGLTALRGLGVGIAGLGLISAALCGVATIVARRAATSPDLLPESGDTDT
- a CDS encoding CBS domain-containing protein encodes the protein MQQVKHLLESKGKEVYAVAPDAPVYDAIRQMAEKNVGALVVLKGSELVGIVSERDYARKVILKDRSSRDTPVGDIMTPTVVTVSPSATVDECMRLCTDGRLRHLPVRDGDRVVGVISIGDLVKAVISEQKQTINQLESYITS
- a CDS encoding glycosyltransferase family 2 protein, translated to MTFSLAIVVPAYNESDVIDIFHARIGAVLDGIDATARVIYVDDGSSDDTWQKLSAIASADTRAIAVRLSRNFGKEAAMTAGLDAADADAVVVIDADLQDPPELIPQLIARWREGFDVVYATRGERDGETRLKKFTSAAFYRVMERLSDTPLPRDTGDFRLLSRRAVAALGGLRERQRFMKGLFAWIGYRQTSVVYHRDARHAGTTKWNYWRLGNLAIEGITSFSAAPLRVATWVGLSAAVISFLYGIWVLIKVVAWGDPVRGYPTLMVVILFLGGIQLLALGIIGEYVGRTYAETKRRPLYYVESRLGGEPPVA
- the mtgA gene encoding monofunctional biosynthetic peptidoglycan transglycosylase translates to MSPTPRSLPIRIARIVGLVLLAWLVLSWLVVLVLRFVPPWTSAMMMERRVEALVAREPDFTFRHRWVPWDAVSPEVGLAMVAGEDQKFPFHHGFDIDAIQDAIDASDEGKRLRGASTISQQVAKNLFLWNGRSFVRKGLEAYFTVLIEATWPKRRILEVYMNIVELGNGIYGVGAASDVFYRSPPDRLGVTQAARLAAVLPNPRRFRVDAPSAYVQKRTAWIAQQMGQLGGPAYLSRPAPVAGRVR
- a CDS encoding Hsp33 family molecular chaperone HslO, producing the protein MTDSIVETLPSEDVLHRFMLEKAGVRGVLVRLGASWREIVSRGDYPTDIRNTLGEAAAASALLTGNIKFDGSLSLEFKSEGALRLLFAECTDQGHLRGLARYDADTLPTALHLNELPNALLAITIGQVDRGRYQGVVDLDEPSIAKALESYFERSEQLPARILLAANADHAVGLMLQPIAGEGGHSAAEEDDDAWARVGMLTDTLSSSEMLSILPEELLYRLYHEETVSVYEAKGLAFGCTCSQERVEGMLRALGRTEVEATLDDRDGEIEVVCEFCATRYVFDRVDAERLLMQVETPPAPSTLQ
- a CDS encoding bifunctional diguanylate cyclase/phosphodiesterase; this translates as MTIAPTQSPSLKAPGHGDSTPLHEAVERLLRAAEADVVLSEGEAFARHLMPGARVAWRPAGEPRSTGHAVIELGVDPQTEHVLELHTDEAGAADSAELIDWLGRLVSVRLRQLAETANLYEAISRLALAERLQRALYAIAEQAGAEHNMKDMMSALHGIVGSLMYAENFFIVLFDAQNRTVRFPYFVDSLDPDIPDPEGIRPIDAIENSLTWHVLQGGKSLMGASTELEKNLPGPRVSIGPPSDDWLGVPMKRGDDVVGALVVQSYRDDTRYTQNDRELLTYVAQHVQTALERRQAHEELERRVTTRTAALREANRVLRQQVLQRQRGERLQAALFRIAELANTSDSIENFYAAVHRVIGGLLYARNFYIALLSEDQNKLTFPYSVDELDGSREPRELGRGLTEYVLRNGKALLADREEIDRLNRDQVLSTSGARSLHWLGVPLIWNEKSMGVLAVQSYSPEHTYSARDQELLTFVSYHIANALQRKYTTESLKQAYASLERRVTERTRALALANRDLREQIAERERVERRLKYETLHDSLTGLPNRTLLLQRLEQALNHYRENPADLFAVLFIDLDRFKVINDSVGHLVGDDLLFQVGGRVRACLKTRDVVARLGGDEFAVLVEGITDPQAATHIAERIIAQLQTPFRLGAKEIFTSASIGIALPTPEYTRPEELLRDADSAMYRAKDEGRHRAAVFDDRLRREALSLLELEGDLRRALTRNEFVPFYQPIVDLENSRVVGYEALLRWRHPERGLLPPGDFLSVAEDTGCSEAIDWQIFEQVARQVRALTRDEGFVSINVSGSHFRSPDLDQRLLDLFAEHGVPARCVRVEVTERALLENPAQVKRILENLRDHGVGIALDDFGTGYSSLSYLHQYPIETLKIDRSFVIELPSEDTETDAHSTAVVRAIQALANSLRMQVIAEGIETESQMRALRRIGCRFGQGFLFAQPQPASKWLAAPLSLDA